A region from the Aquimarina sp. ERC-38 genome encodes:
- a CDS encoding T9SS type A sorting domain-containing protein, whose product MRKITMIIGLLLCTLSINAQELIAFQSFEINAADTWNYQANPAAYENRLMSFAWTPTEEILLLDNASDGAMFWGIRDLNNSGPGMDVDEHIISFDAIDVSGKNDVVFQFYYNTFNFGNTDYIKVELIFDGLSQGEEVLKKNTQEWKLFSRVIPDGVTEFKVRIIAKQNGQKEYAGLDQFSVLANANTSPDVTITSPTENETIVITNAGKIVDFDVQNFVISSKTPTNQNNRDGDGFISYTFDNGTSNTAFIDDQIVISSLSDGNHSLSLQLVDNDGNPLVPNIETTVNFTIQVVLQELPFTEQFIYTSGEALGDQLIWTNENSGDDIEIINGNLSYPDLISDEGNSIRMLGSAKDAFVEFTNVDSGKVYTSFLLNVSSAIPPGNSSYFATLRGDTSFAMRLWLQSENNTSYRIGISDGAGTDNYTSTTYNIGETVFIVVSYNLDSGVYNAIINPNVSQPEPNTTLIGTDNTPISKINNFHLRPNSSATTPTVQMDALRIGTSWSEVTTNVLSIDTIDKTLNTINLAPNPVSQGEVLLILGRKADKKPLTEVHIYSLLGELISKQRMKGSQILTDNLTPGTYILNFSDGNTVYKTSKLIITP is encoded by the coding sequence ATGAGAAAAATTACTATGATCATAGGGTTACTCCTATGTACTTTATCTATTAACGCACAAGAACTAATTGCCTTTCAAAGTTTTGAAATTAACGCTGCAGATACTTGGAACTATCAGGCAAATCCAGCTGCTTATGAGAATCGATTAATGAGTTTTGCATGGACTCCTACAGAAGAAATTCTCCTATTAGATAACGCAAGCGATGGAGCTATGTTTTGGGGGATTCGGGATTTAAATAATTCTGGACCGGGAATGGATGTTGATGAACATATAATTAGTTTTGATGCGATAGATGTATCAGGTAAAAACGACGTTGTTTTCCAGTTTTATTACAATACTTTCAATTTTGGAAATACTGATTATATAAAGGTTGAGCTTATCTTTGACGGACTAAGCCAGGGAGAAGAAGTACTAAAGAAAAATACACAGGAATGGAAATTATTCAGTAGGGTCATTCCTGATGGAGTAACGGAATTTAAAGTCAGAATTATTGCCAAACAAAACGGTCAGAAAGAATATGCGGGACTGGATCAATTTTCAGTTCTGGCAAATGCAAACACAAGCCCGGACGTAACTATTACTTCTCCTACAGAAAATGAAACTATCGTTATTACAAATGCTGGAAAAATAGTAGATTTTGACGTTCAAAACTTTGTAATTTCTAGTAAAACACCAACGAATCAGAACAACCGAGATGGAGATGGTTTTATCTCATATACCTTTGATAATGGAACATCCAATACGGCATTTATTGACGATCAAATTGTTATTTCATCGCTATCAGATGGTAACCACAGTCTTAGCTTACAACTTGTAGATAACGACGGTAATCCGTTAGTACCTAATATCGAAACTACCGTTAACTTTACCATACAGGTAGTCTTACAAGAATTACCCTTTACAGAACAATTTATATACACTTCAGGTGAAGCTTTAGGAGATCAACTTATTTGGACTAATGAAAATTCAGGAGATGATATAGAAATAATTAATGGTAATTTATCTTATCCTGATTTAATTTCAGATGAAGGTAACTCCATTCGTATGTTAGGTAGTGCAAAAGATGCTTTTGTAGAATTTACTAATGTTGATTCCGGCAAAGTATATACTTCTTTTCTTTTAAATGTAAGTTCAGCAATTCCACCTGGTAATAGTTCCTATTTTGCTACGTTAAGGGGAGATACTTCTTTTGCCATGCGTTTGTGGCTACAATCTGAAAATAATACTTCTTATCGTATTGGTATAAGCGATGGGGCAGGTACTGATAATTATACAAGTACTACTTATAATATAGGAGAAACAGTATTCATTGTAGTCTCTTATAATTTAGATTCCGGAGTTTATAATGCCATAATTAACCCTAACGTATCTCAACCTGAGCCTAATACTACCTTAATAGGCACGGATAATACGCCAATTTCTAAAATTAACAATTTTCATCTTAGACCCAATAGCTCTGCAACTACGCCTACGGTACAGATGGATGCTTTACGTATAGGAACATCCTGGAGTGAGGTAACCACTAATGTTCTTAGTATTGATACGATAGATAAAACTTTAAATACCATAAACCTCGCACCAAACCCAGTTTCACAGGGGGAGGTTCTACTAATTTTAGGAAGAAAAGCGGATAAAAAACCCTTAACTGAAGTACATATTTATTCTTTGTTAGGTGAATTAATATCTAAACAGCGTATGAAAGGTTCCCAAATTTTAACTGATAATTTGACTCCGGGCACTTATATACTAAACTTTTCAGATGGTAATACGGTTTATAAGACTTCCAAATTAATAATCACACCTTAA
- a CDS encoding TonB-dependent receptor, whose product MLLKSKLFTGLLILFLITPLFSFSQGKITGKILDGETNDILPFANITIKGTTIGSTSDFDGFYELSVDEPGVYTVIYSFVGYETKEISEIEITSDSDVKEVNVTLNASAAQLEDVVITTTVRKNTEQAVLTLQKNSVKLLDGLSIESIKTTGASDIASAVKNVPGVSVQGGKFVYVRGLGDRYTKSILNGSDVPGLDPDRNTLQLDIFPTNILENILVVKSSTADQPADFTGGVVDIITKDFPSREEYSVSGGFGYNSNMHFNNDYLNYEGGNTDFLGFDDGTRDNPLRNVRGTLLTPQENGLVARQYVEQFDPTLAPERNNSFANFSLGFTAGKQFTVGNNKLGYLASLSYKNESIYYDEYIDAQVYRKDDQDFSNNELITDRTQQGELASNNVLISGLVGLSYKREFSKYKLNILHLQNGQAESSTLRLSNFSVNSNQIKKDNLEYTQRSITNLQLSGEHSNQNASWNFDWKLSPSFARVYDKDIRSTPLRIENNADGSTTFSLDPSEAQDPVRIWRDLEEINLASKLDISNKHQMFNKEATLRFGFAQTYKQRDFTIDRFNFLARRFATFSESFEDGNSEALLAPANLYNPETRIGIFVRRDAVASDNFDSSANVSASYISEEFKFSNQLNAIVGVRFEKYDLVYTGINQNNVIFDDENILDKADFFPSANIIYDLNKDGDHKLRVSYSRTTARPSFKEASIAQIFDPVNSTFFIGNINIQPTYINNFDLRYEHYGEGADFFAISGFYKSFKDPIELSFIRAARDQFTPLNLGDATVLGAEIEFRKNLGFIIGLDNFNLNTNISVIESNQNFSEDEKNARRDNLRDGEDLPDGRTLQGQSPYLINLGINYDNENNGFKAGVFYNVQGETLQIVGNGDVPDVFTLPFHSLNLSLGKSFGKENNSSMTLKFNNILNDDRESAYQSFGAEDQLFSRWSPGQEISLSYSYKF is encoded by the coding sequence ATGTTATTAAAAAGTAAGTTATTTACAGGTTTATTAATTCTTTTTCTAATCACACCCCTATTTTCATTTTCACAAGGTAAAATAACAGGAAAAATACTAGATGGTGAAACTAATGATATACTTCCCTTCGCTAATATCACCATTAAAGGTACCACTATCGGATCAACATCAGATTTTGATGGTTTTTACGAACTTTCTGTAGATGAACCAGGAGTTTATACGGTTATATATTCTTTTGTCGGGTACGAAACTAAAGAAATTAGCGAAATAGAAATTACGTCAGATTCAGATGTTAAAGAAGTAAATGTAACTTTAAATGCTTCTGCAGCTCAATTAGAAGATGTAGTTATTACCACGACGGTAAGAAAAAACACTGAACAAGCGGTCTTAACTTTGCAAAAAAATTCAGTAAAACTTTTGGATGGTTTATCTATTGAAAGTATTAAAACTACAGGAGCTAGTGATATTGCTTCGGCAGTCAAAAATGTTCCAGGAGTTTCTGTACAAGGAGGTAAATTTGTGTACGTTAGAGGTTTGGGAGATCGATATACCAAATCTATTTTAAATGGTAGCGACGTTCCAGGACTAGATCCCGATCGAAACACTTTACAATTAGATATTTTTCCTACTAATATTTTAGAAAATATTTTAGTGGTAAAATCATCTACAGCTGATCAACCCGCAGATTTTACCGGAGGAGTTGTTGATATTATTACCAAAGATTTTCCATCCAGAGAAGAGTATAGTGTTTCAGGAGGTTTTGGATACAATTCTAATATGCATTTTAACAATGATTATTTAAATTACGAAGGAGGTAATACAGACTTTTTAGGTTTTGATGATGGAACAAGAGATAACCCCTTAAGAAATGTTAGAGGAACCCTTTTAACTCCACAAGAGAATGGCCTTGTCGCGAGACAATATGTTGAGCAATTTGATCCGACTCTTGCTCCGGAAAGAAATAACAGTTTTGCTAATTTCTCTTTAGGTTTTACCGCGGGAAAACAGTTTACTGTTGGTAATAATAAGTTAGGTTATTTAGCTTCACTATCTTATAAAAATGAATCTATATATTATGATGAGTATATCGATGCGCAGGTTTACCGTAAAGATGATCAGGATTTTTCTAACAACGAATTAATTACAGACCGGACACAACAAGGAGAATTAGCTTCTAATAATGTATTAATAAGTGGATTAGTTGGACTTTCTTATAAACGAGAATTTTCAAAGTATAAATTAAACATCTTACATCTTCAAAATGGACAAGCAGAATCTTCAACATTGAGACTATCCAACTTTTCTGTCAATTCTAATCAGATTAAAAAGGATAATTTAGAATATACACAACGATCTATAACTAATCTTCAACTTTCAGGGGAACATTCTAATCAAAACGCTTCTTGGAATTTTGATTGGAAATTATCTCCGTCTTTTGCCAGAGTCTACGATAAAGATATACGTTCTACGCCTTTACGAATTGAAAATAATGCAGATGGTAGTACTACTTTCTCGCTTGATCCTAGCGAAGCGCAAGATCCTGTAAGAATATGGAGGGATTTAGAAGAAATTAATTTAGCCAGCAAACTAGATATTTCTAATAAACATCAAATGTTTAATAAAGAGGCTACTCTAAGATTTGGTTTTGCACAAACCTATAAACAACGTGATTTTACTATTGACCGTTTTAATTTTCTAGCTCGTAGGTTTGCTACCTTTAGTGAATCTTTTGAAGATGGCAATTCTGAAGCTTTACTAGCTCCAGCAAATCTATATAACCCCGAAACTCGTATAGGCATATTTGTTCGTAGAGATGCCGTAGCCTCTGATAATTTTGACTCTTCTGCTAATGTTTCTGCCAGCTATATATCCGAAGAATTTAAATTTTCCAATCAATTGAATGCGATTGTAGGAGTTCGCTTCGAAAAGTATGATTTAGTTTATACGGGTATCAATCAAAATAATGTCATTTTTGATGATGAGAATATACTAGATAAAGCAGATTTTTTTCCATCTGCTAACATCATTTATGATCTGAATAAAGATGGAGATCATAAACTCAGAGTGTCCTATAGCCGAACTACGGCAAGACCATCATTCAAAGAAGCTTCGATCGCGCAAATTTTTGATCCGGTTAATAGCACCTTTTTTATAGGAAATATCAACATTCAGCCTACGTATATTAATAATTTTGACCTACGTTATGAACATTATGGTGAAGGAGCAGATTTTTTTGCAATTAGTGGATTTTATAAAAGTTTTAAAGATCCTATCGAACTAAGCTTTATAAGAGCAGCCAGAGATCAATTTACCCCTCTTAATCTTGGAGATGCCACAGTTCTAGGTGCAGAAATTGAGTTTAGAAAAAATCTAGGTTTTATTATTGGGCTAGATAATTTTAATCTTAATACAAATATTTCAGTCATAGAATCAAATCAAAATTTTAGTGAAGACGAAAAAAATGCAAGGCGTGATAATTTAAGAGACGGAGAAGACCTTCCTGACGGACGTACTTTACAAGGGCAGTCTCCTTATTTAATAAATCTAGGTATCAATTATGATAATGAAAACAATGGATTTAAAGCAGGAGTTTTTTATAACGTACAAGGAGAAACATTACAAATTGTAGGTAATGGTGATGTTCCTGATGTATTTACGTTACCTTTTCATAGTTTAAATTTAAGTTTGGGTAAATCCTTTGGTAAAGAAAATAATTCTTCTATGACCTTAAAATTTAACAATATTCTAAATGATGATCGAGAAAGTGCGTATCAATCTTTTGGGGCAGAAGATCAGTTATTTTCCAGATGGAGTCCCGGTCAAGAAATTTCTTTAAGTTATAGTTATAAATTTTAG
- a CDS encoding T9SS type A sorting domain-containing protein yields MKKLYLTLVCTVITCFLFSNSGNAQDTSNAPLQNGHTIEGLKVYPNPTTGDILQITSRSHNTLVVSVYNVLGNKVLFKVLVGKELNISSLKPGVYILKIKEGENHSTQKLIVSSN; encoded by the coding sequence ATGAAGAAACTCTACTTAACCCTCGTTTGTACCGTCATAACTTGCTTTCTGTTTTCTAACAGCGGAAATGCGCAAGATACTTCTAATGCGCCGTTGCAAAACGGACACACCATTGAAGGATTAAAGGTTTATCCTAATCCCACAACCGGTGATATTTTACAAATTACTTCCCGAAGTCATAATACATTAGTTGTATCTGTATACAATGTACTTGGTAATAAAGTGTTGTTTAAAGTTCTTGTAGGGAAAGAACTTAATATTTCCAGCTTAAAGCCAGGTGTATACATTCTTAAAATTAAAGAAGGGGAAAATCACTCTACACAAAAGCTGATTGTGAGTTCAAATTAA
- a CDS encoding TonB-dependent receptor encodes MRNLLSLCALFVVGILSAQETGSISGALLDKEANNQPLPFANVLIKGTTKGTTTDFDGLYTIENLEPGTYILEFSFVGYQSIEKEATVEAGKTTTINESLGASAAALDEVIIKTTVKKESEAAILLEQKNAVTIQQKIGAQELAKKGVSDVATGLTKATGISKESNKLYVRGLGDRYNNAYLNGLPIPSLDPSLKLIDLGIFPTDIVENLGIFKTYSAALYGDFAGASVNIDAKNRPGKDFLEVNFSSGINTNAVGNDFFLLDGGNYDQWGLDDGSRRVPIFLDIPNYNYVSTDIDYYPFDTSFNPRNRFNAPDGGFGITGGKTFKFGEDNNRKLDVLFTASFSQGHETALNGLEAAFNTEGDAITGIGFVEQADRYRYKTNTTALASIGYRFNSNHSIASTTLLVNDTQDELREFTAQSKEDTDVIIKLRRGTYEQNTLFTQQLTGTHQFKENKYEINWGASYNDVLGLIPDRRQLIFTETNNGFFIGDATSPDFANNQRFYQQLDEIDYSGKVNFEWNFNKNEEEVYTNKASFGIFGRIKDRDFEANQLNYNILNINNIDVDFNNPDALLSEANFLDGTFTVLENLNPTRIYEADFSNFGGFSAIQYAFNEKLTANAGIRLELFEQNIFYRLLEDLETDPFRQNTIDETFILPSFDVKYAINEFSNFRFAASKTVTLPKFTEVAPFLYEDVTESTLGNPELQNSDNYNVDLKWEYFPEQSGEVISASIFGKYLDNPIEKIGIASATNNFSFGNTNEAIIFGLELEYKKNIGKLFQVEDTPWNNVNFGINTTLLHSEVKVDTDILINNSSVAATNSERQLQGASPYLINTDVSYVTELKNQKITAGLDFNFFGDRIYAAGSNGRGDIFEKGFGVLNFNFKDEVGEHLEISFKARNLLNPDIIRYQDQENLGEELDVYRYDRGLQLSLGITFKL; translated from the coding sequence ATGAGAAATCTATTATCTCTTTGTGCACTATTCGTTGTTGGAATATTAAGTGCGCAGGAAACCGGAAGCATTTCGGGTGCTTTGTTAGATAAAGAAGCAAACAACCAACCTCTACCCTTTGCCAATGTATTAATTAAAGGGACGACCAAAGGAACCACTACTGACTTTGATGGACTTTACACTATAGAGAACCTTGAACCTGGTACTTACATTTTAGAATTTAGTTTTGTAGGATATCAAAGTATAGAAAAAGAAGCTACCGTAGAAGCAGGAAAAACAACTACGATCAACGAATCATTAGGAGCAAGTGCTGCCGCCCTAGATGAAGTGATTATCAAAACTACAGTAAAGAAAGAATCCGAAGCTGCTATCCTCTTAGAACAAAAAAATGCGGTTACTATTCAACAGAAAATCGGAGCACAGGAATTGGCTAAAAAAGGGGTTAGTGATGTAGCTACCGGACTTACTAAAGCCACAGGAATCTCTAAAGAAAGTAATAAACTATATGTACGGGGATTGGGGGATCGGTACAACAATGCGTATCTAAATGGATTGCCTATTCCTTCTCTGGATCCTAGTTTAAAATTAATTGACCTGGGTATTTTTCCAACGGATATCGTTGAGAATTTGGGTATCTTTAAAACGTATTCAGCTGCTTTATACGGTGATTTTGCCGGGGCAAGTGTGAATATTGATGCTAAAAATCGACCGGGTAAAGATTTTCTGGAAGTCAACTTTTCTTCGGGTATTAATACAAATGCGGTAGGTAATGACTTCTTTTTACTAGACGGAGGTAATTATGACCAATGGGGATTGGATGACGGTTCCCGGAGAGTTCCTATCTTTTTGGATATCCCTAACTATAATTACGTAAGTACTGATATCGATTATTACCCTTTTGATACTTCGTTTAATCCCAGAAATCGATTTAATGCTCCGGATGGAGGATTTGGTATTACCGGAGGAAAAACCTTTAAGTTTGGTGAAGATAATAACCGAAAACTAGATGTTTTATTTACGGCTTCTTTTAGCCAGGGACATGAAACGGCTTTAAACGGACTGGAAGCTGCTTTTAATACCGAAGGAGATGCTATTACCGGGATTGGATTTGTAGAACAGGCAGACCGCTATCGCTATAAAACCAATACGACTGCCCTCGCCAGTATTGGATATCGTTTTAATAGCAACCATAGTATTGCTAGTACTACGTTATTAGTTAATGATACTCAAGATGAATTACGTGAGTTTACTGCGCAAAGTAAAGAAGATACGGATGTTATTATTAAACTACGCCGAGGCACCTATGAACAAAACACCTTATTTACCCAACAATTAACCGGAACGCATCAATTTAAAGAAAATAAATACGAAATAAACTGGGGTGCTAGTTACAACGACGTACTCGGGTTGATACCGGATCGCCGACAGTTGATTTTTACAGAAACTAATAATGGCTTTTTTATAGGAGATGCAACCAGTCCGGATTTTGCAAATAATCAGCGATTTTACCAGCAATTAGATGAAATTGATTATTCCGGAAAGGTGAATTTTGAATGGAATTTTAATAAAAATGAAGAAGAAGTTTATACGAATAAAGCCAGCTTTGGCATCTTCGGAAGGATTAAAGATCGTGACTTTGAAGCTAATCAATTAAATTACAACATCTTAAATATTAATAATATTGATGTTGACTTTAATAATCCTGATGCACTTTTAAGCGAAGCTAATTTTTTGGACGGAACCTTTACCGTACTTGAAAATCTAAACCCCACTCGAATTTATGAAGCGGATTTTTCTAATTTTGGTGGTTTTAGTGCGATTCAATATGCTTTTAATGAGAAATTAACGGCTAATGCTGGAATTCGCCTGGAACTTTTTGAGCAAAATATTTTTTACCGATTGTTAGAAGATCTGGAAACCGACCCTTTTCGACAAAATACTATTGATGAAACCTTTATTCTACCAAGTTTTGATGTAAAATATGCCATCAATGAATTTTCCAATTTTCGTTTTGCTGCTAGTAAAACAGTAACCTTACCAAAGTTTACCGAAGTAGCTCCCTTTTTATACGAAGATGTAACCGAATCTACTTTAGGTAATCCGGAATTACAAAATTCTGATAATTATAACGTGGATTTAAAATGGGAATATTTTCCGGAACAATCAGGAGAAGTGATAAGTGCCTCTATCTTCGGAAAATACCTGGATAACCCAATTGAAAAAATAGGAATTGCCTCGGCTACTAACAATTTTTCCTTCGGAAATACAAACGAAGCCATCATCTTTGGGCTTGAACTGGAATATAAAAAGAACATTGGGAAGCTTTTTCAAGTAGAAGATACTCCCTGGAACAATGTAAACTTCGGGATCAATACCACTTTATTACATTCTGAAGTAAAAGTGGATACGGATATTTTAATCAACAATTCATCGGTAGCAGCAACTAATAGTGAGCGGCAGCTTCAGGGAGCTTCTCCTTATTTAATTAATACGGACGTTTCTTATGTTACAGAACTTAAAAATCAAAAGATTACCGCCGGGCTTGACTTTAATTTTTTTGGGGATCGTATCTATGCTGCGGGTAGTAATGGTAGAGGGGATATCTTTGAAAAAGGATTTGGCGTTCTAAATTTCAACTTTAAAGATGAAGTCGGAGAACATCTGGAGATAAGTTTTAAAGCCAGAAACCTTTTAAACCCGGATATTATCAGGTACCAGGATCAGGAAAATCTTGGGGAAGAACTGGATGTATACCGATACGACCGGGGTTTGCAACTTTCTTTAGGAATTACATTTAAATTATAA